In Anabrus simplex isolate iqAnaSimp1 chromosome 4, ASM4041472v1, whole genome shotgun sequence, a single genomic region encodes these proteins:
- the LOC137500496 gene encoding uncharacterized protein → MDSEISLSDPLDELESSDEWEREQGENTSETDDESEGDEEVDGGRQRNHSSEFPTAGTSENRENAHPRTRKRQKHESKAQKRKRARNSGLPYVSSRGKEVAVVQVTLVSA, encoded by the exons atggattctgaaataagtttaagtgatccgttggatgagctggagtccagtgatgaatgggagcgtgaacaaggagaaaacacatcagaaacagatgatg aatcagaaggagatgaagaggtagacggcggacgccagcgcaaccattccagcgaatttcctactgctggaacttctgagaatcgagaaaacgctcacccgagaacgaggaaaagacaaaaacacgaaagtaaagctcaaaagcgaaagcgagcacgaaattcagggctcccgtacgtgtcctctagaggaaaagaagtggccg tggtgcaagtgactttggttagtgcgtga